One Bradyrhizobium diazoefficiens DNA window includes the following coding sequences:
- a CDS encoding DUF1522 domain-containing protein translates to MSNIVLSASVRQNLLSLQSTADLLATTQERLSTGKKVNTALDNPTNFFTAQGLDNRASDISNLLDGINNGVQVLQAANTGITSLQKLIDSAKSIANQALQTTVGYSTKSNVSTTIPGATPADLRGTTSYASATANSNVLYTGAAGGVTPVTAAAALGASLGSNAGTLVGGTVSAADGSTALTGTDTLLGTTTSTQFSTPPADGDTITVNGKTITFRTGPAPTTQPTGWGLNASGSIATDGNGNSIVYEGTAAAPKATVNDVLSAIDLASGVKTATISAGAATIATSGATVGTVQTPSSITAGAITLKSSTGADLSVTGQADFLHALGLTAATGAGNASVTANRSTTSGSLGSLVQDGSTLNIDGHTITFKNAQTPQSAASVATGYGVSGNVVTDGNGNSTVYLQSANLTDLLNSFDLATGVKTASLFNGAATLSTTSGQIPSSVNSSGQLSISTGINADLSITGTGNALSAFGLSGNTGTATAFSAARTSGVGGVSGKTLTFSSFNGGTPVNVTFGDGTNGTVKTLDQLNVQLQANHLTATIDANGVLTVTTVNEYASSTLGSTAAGGAVGGTLTGVLAFTTAQPPVQDPVAQTARSSLVSQFNNILAQIDTTSQDSSFNGVNLLNGDTLKLVFNETGSSTLGINGVVFNSAGLGLSNLVPGTDFIDNGATNKVLASLNAASSTLRSEGSSLGSNLSIVQVRQDFSKNLINVLQTGSSNLTLADTNEEAANSQALSTRQSIAVSALSLANQSQQSVLQLLR, encoded by the coding sequence ATGTCCAACATCGTTCTCTCGGCGTCCGTTCGCCAGAACCTGTTGTCGCTGCAGTCGACGGCCGACTTGCTGGCCACGACGCAGGAGCGGCTGTCGACCGGCAAGAAGGTCAACACGGCGCTCGACAATCCCACCAACTTCTTCACCGCGCAGGGGTTGGACAACCGAGCGAGTGACATCAGCAACCTTCTGGACGGCATCAACAACGGTGTGCAGGTGCTCCAGGCCGCCAATACCGGCATCACCTCGCTGCAGAAGCTGATCGACAGCGCGAAATCGATCGCCAACCAGGCGCTCCAGACCACGGTCGGCTACTCCACCAAATCCAACGTCTCGACCACGATCCCGGGCGCGACGCCCGCAGATCTGCGCGGCACGACCTCCTATGCGAGCGCGACCGCCAACAGCAACGTGCTCTATACCGGCGCGGCCGGCGGCGTCACGCCGGTGACGGCAGCCGCCGCACTCGGCGCTTCGCTGGGTTCGAACGCCGGCACCCTTGTTGGTGGCACGGTGAGCGCCGCGGACGGCAGCACCGCGCTGACCGGCACGGACACGCTGCTCGGGACCACCACATCCACCCAGTTCAGCACGCCGCCCGCCGACGGCGACACCATTACGGTGAACGGCAAGACCATCACCTTCCGCACCGGGCCCGCTCCGACGACGCAACCGACCGGCTGGGGCCTCAACGCCAGCGGAAGCATCGCCACCGACGGCAACGGCAATTCGATCGTTTATGAGGGAACGGCGGCGGCGCCCAAGGCGACCGTCAACGACGTCCTCAGCGCGATCGATCTCGCCAGTGGCGTCAAGACTGCGACGATCAGCGCGGGTGCCGCCACGATTGCGACCAGCGGCGCGACCGTCGGTACGGTCCAGACGCCGTCTTCGATCACTGCGGGCGCGATCACGCTGAAGAGCTCGACCGGCGCCGATCTGAGCGTCACGGGCCAGGCCGACTTCCTCCACGCTCTCGGGCTGACGGCTGCGACGGGCGCGGGCAATGCCAGTGTGACCGCGAACCGGTCGACGACCTCGGGCTCGCTGGGTTCGCTGGTCCAGGACGGCTCGACGCTGAACATCGACGGCCACACCATCACCTTCAAGAACGCGCAGACGCCGCAGTCGGCGGCAAGCGTGGCCACCGGCTATGGCGTCAGCGGCAACGTCGTCACCGACGGCAACGGTAACTCGACCGTCTATCTGCAGAGCGCGAACCTGACCGACCTGCTCAATTCGTTCGACCTTGCGACCGGTGTGAAGACCGCCAGCCTCTTCAACGGGGCTGCGACGCTCTCCACCACCTCGGGCCAAATCCCGTCGTCGGTGAACTCGAGCGGCCAGCTGTCGATCTCGACCGGCATCAACGCCGACCTCTCGATCACCGGCACGGGCAACGCGCTCAGCGCCTTCGGTCTCAGCGGCAATACCGGAACGGCGACGGCTTTCAGCGCAGCGCGGACCTCCGGCGTCGGCGGCGTCAGCGGCAAGACCCTGACGTTCTCCTCCTTCAACGGCGGCACGCCGGTCAACGTCACCTTCGGCGACGGCACCAATGGCACGGTCAAGACGCTCGACCAGCTCAACGTTCAGCTTCAGGCCAACCACCTGACCGCAACGATCGACGCCAACGGCGTGCTGACGGTGACCACTGTCAACGAATACGCCTCCTCGACCCTCGGTTCGACGGCCGCCGGCGGCGCGGTCGGCGGTACGCTCACCGGCGTGCTCGCCTTCACCACCGCGCAGCCGCCGGTCCAGGACCCCGTGGCGCAGACCGCGCGTTCGAGCCTGGTCAGCCAGTTCAACAACATCCTGGCGCAGATCGACACCACCTCGCAGGACTCCTCCTTCAACGGCGTCAACCTGCTGAATGGCGATACGCTCAAGCTGGTCTTCAACGAGACCGGCAGCTCCACGCTCGGCATCAACGGCGTGGTGTTCAACTCGGCCGGTCTCGGCCTCAGCAATCTCGTGCCCGGCACGGACTTCATCGACAACGGCGCCACCAACAAGGTGCTGGCCAGCCTGAACGCGGCCTCGAGCACGCTGCGCTCGGAAGGCTCGTCGCTGGGTTCTAACCTGTCGATCGTGCAGGTGCGCCAGGACTTCTCCAAGAACCTGATCAACGTGCTGCAGACCGGCTCGTCCAACCTGACGCTTGCGGACACCAACGAGGAAGCGGCGAACAGCCAGGCGCTGTCGACCCGCCAGTCGATCGCGGTCTCCGCGCTGTCGCTGGCTAACCAGTCGCAGCAGAGCGTGCTCCAACTGCTCCGCTAA
- a CDS encoding helix-turn-helix domain-containing protein codes for MKPNVYAADCPTRQILDRIGDKWAVLILLLLREEPMRFNQLRRTIEGISQKMLSQVLKSLERDGLIKRRAIATVPVTVEYSITQLGLTLSAAVDPLRDWAEENLKDVLAAQRRYDAQLKDQAA; via the coding sequence ATGAAACCCAACGTCTATGCCGCCGATTGCCCGACACGTCAGATCCTCGATCGCATCGGCGACAAATGGGCCGTGCTGATCCTGTTGCTGCTGCGCGAGGAGCCGATGCGCTTCAATCAGTTGCGCCGCACGATTGAAGGTATCTCGCAGAAGATGCTGAGCCAAGTTCTCAAGTCGCTCGAACGCGACGGCCTGATCAAGCGCCGCGCCATCGCGACCGTGCCGGTGACGGTGGAGTATTCGATCACGCAGCTCGGCCTGACGCTCTCCGCCGCGGTCGATCCGTTGCGCGATTGGGCCGAAGAGAATCTGAAAGACGTGCTCGCCGCCCAGCGCCGCTACGACGCACAGCTGAAGGACCAAGCGGCGTAA
- the flgJ gene encoding flagellar assembly peptidoglycan hydrolase FlgJ, translated as MQVNTTTSTANPAFSVESRNGRPDFELAAALQKVSPPVQAKAQKTATDFEGMFLNSMFAQMTSGLKGEGPFGDTPGTGVWRSMLTEQYSKNFASAGGVGVARDVYRTLIIQQAKTTLRTA; from the coding sequence ATGCAAGTCAACACGACCACCTCCACCGCCAACCCAGCCTTCTCGGTTGAGAGCCGCAACGGCCGGCCCGACTTCGAGCTCGCCGCCGCGCTCCAGAAGGTCTCACCACCGGTGCAGGCCAAGGCGCAGAAGACCGCCACCGATTTCGAGGGCATGTTTCTCAACAGCATGTTCGCGCAGATGACCTCGGGCCTGAAAGGCGAAGGCCCGTTCGGCGACACGCCGGGCACCGGCGTGTGGCGTTCGATGCTGACCGAGCAATATTCCAAGAACTTCGCCAGCGCCGGTGGCGTCGGCGTCGCCCGCGACGTCTACCGTACCCTGATCATCCAGCAGGCGAAAACCACTCTTCGGACGGCATAA
- a CDS encoding DUF1522 domain-containing protein, whose product MSGIVLSSSVRQNLLSLQSTADLLATTQSRLSTGKSVNSALDNPTNFFTAQSLDNRASDINNLLDGIANGVQVLQAANTGITSLQKLIDSAKSIANQALQTTVGYSTKSNVSTTIAGATAADLRGTTSFASATALSSVLYDGAAGGTTAAGGTTTLGATQGSDTGSTVTASDGSTALTGAITLLGTTAASKLTTAPADGDTLTVNGKTITFRAGAAPASTAVASGSGVSGNLVTDGSGNTTVYLGTNATPAASVSDVLTAIDLASGVKTVTISAGAATIGAASAASPSAVAGGAVTLKSSTGADLSVTGNADFLKELGLTSATGGGNATVTATRTASSSSLGALVSDGSTLNVDGHVITFKNAPVPGSSNAPAVPSGFGVSGNVQTDGAGNSTVYLQGGSVNDVLKAIDLATGVQTASIGATGTATLSTASGQINSSINASGQLKLSTGVNADLSITGTGNALNVLGFAGNTGTGTAFTAARTSGVGGLTGKTLTFSSFNGGTAVNVTFGDGTNGTVKTLDQLNSSLQANNLTATIDANGLLTVSTTNDYASSTIGSSAAGGSIGGTLTSALTFSTASSPVQDTVAQTSRANLVNQYNNILSQIDSTSQDSSFNGVNLLNGDQLKLVFDETGKSNLSITGVTYNSKGLGLASLTSGVDFIDNAATNKVLTNLNTASSTLRSEASSLGSNLTIVQVRQDFNKNLINVLQTGSSNLTLADTNVEAANSQALSTRQSIAVSALSLANQSQQSVLQLLR is encoded by the coding sequence ATGTCCGGTATTGTTCTCTCGTCCTCGGTTCGTCAGAACCTGCTCTCGCTCCAGTCCACCGCCGATCTTCTCGCCACCACCCAGAGCCGTCTGTCGACGGGCAAGAGCGTCAATTCGGCCCTGGACAATCCGACCAACTTCTTCACGGCCCAGTCGCTCGACAACCGCGCCAGCGACATCAACAATCTGCTCGATGGCATCGCCAACGGCGTGCAGGTGCTGCAGGCCGCCAACACCGGCATCACCTCGTTGCAGAAGCTGATCGACTCCGCGAAGTCGATCGCCAACCAGGCGCTGCAGACCACCGTCGGCTACTCCACCAAGTCCAACGTCTCCACCACGATCGCCGGTGCGACGGCCGCCGACCTGCGTGGCACCACCTCCTTTGCCAGCGCGACCGCGCTGAGCAGCGTGCTGTATGACGGCGCGGCTGGCGGCACCACGGCTGCGGGCGGCACCACCACGCTCGGCGCGACGCAGGGCTCGGACACGGGTAGCACCGTGACCGCATCCGACGGCTCGACCGCCCTGACGGGCGCGATCACGCTGCTCGGCACCACCGCCGCCAGCAAGCTCACCACGGCGCCCGCCGACGGTGACACCCTGACGGTGAACGGCAAGACCATCACCTTCCGTGCCGGTGCGGCTCCGGCTTCGACCGCTGTTGCGAGCGGCTCGGGCGTGAGCGGCAATCTCGTCACCGACGGCAGCGGCAACACCACCGTCTATCTCGGCACCAACGCGACGCCGGCTGCGAGCGTCAGCGACGTCCTGACCGCGATCGACCTCGCCAGCGGCGTGAAGACCGTGACGATCTCCGCGGGTGCGGCGACCATCGGTGCGGCCTCCGCTGCATCGCCTTCGGCTGTCGCCGGTGGTGCCGTGACTCTCAAGAGCTCGACGGGCGCGGATCTGTCCGTCACGGGCAACGCCGACTTCCTGAAGGAGCTCGGTCTCACCAGCGCAACGGGTGGCGGCAATGCGACGGTCACTGCGACCCGCACGGCTAGCTCGTCCTCGCTGGGCGCGCTGGTCTCGGACGGTTCGACGCTGAACGTCGACGGCCATGTCATCACCTTCAAGAATGCGCCGGTCCCCGGCTCGTCCAATGCTCCGGCGGTTCCGAGCGGCTTCGGTGTCAGCGGCAACGTCCAGACCGACGGCGCCGGCAACTCGACGGTCTATCTCCAGGGCGGGTCGGTCAACGACGTGCTGAAGGCGATCGATCTTGCCACCGGCGTGCAGACCGCCTCGATCGGCGCCACCGGCACCGCGACACTGAGCACCGCCAGCGGCCAGATCAACTCGTCGATCAACGCCTCCGGCCAGCTCAAGCTGTCCACCGGCGTCAATGCCGATTTGTCGATCACCGGCACCGGCAACGCACTGAACGTGCTCGGCTTCGCCGGCAATACCGGCACGGGGACCGCGTTCACCGCGGCTCGTACCTCCGGCGTCGGCGGCCTCACCGGCAAGACCTTGACCTTCTCCTCCTTCAACGGCGGCACGGCGGTCAACGTCACCTTCGGCGACGGCACCAACGGCACGGTCAAGACGCTCGATCAGCTCAACTCGTCGCTCCAGGCCAACAACCTGACCGCGACGATTGACGCCAACGGGCTGCTGACGGTCTCGACCACCAACGACTATGCGTCCTCGACCATCGGTTCGAGCGCCGCGGGTGGTTCGATCGGCGGCACGCTGACTTCGGCACTGACCTTCTCGACGGCTTCCAGCCCCGTCCAGGATACGGTTGCCCAGACCTCCCGCGCTAACCTGGTCAACCAGTACAACAACATCCTGAGCCAGATCGACTCGACCTCGCAGGACTCCTCGTTCAACGGCGTCAACCTGCTGAACGGTGACCAGCTCAAGCTGGTGTTCGACGAGACCGGCAAGTCGAACCTCAGCATCACCGGCGTGACCTACAACTCCAAGGGTCTGGGCCTCGCCTCGTTGACCAGCGGTGTCGACTTCATCGACAACGCTGCCACCAACAAGGTGCTGACCAACCTCAACACCGCGTCGAGCACGCTGCGTTCGGAAGCATCGAGCCTCGGTTCGAACCTGACGATCGTGCAGGTTCGTCAGGACTTCAACAAGAACCTGATCAACGTGCTGCAGACCGGTTCGTCGAACCTGACCCTGGCCGACACCAACGTCGAAGCGGCGAACAGCCAGGCGCTGTCGACCCGTCAGTCGATCGCGGTCTCCGCGCTGTCGCTGGCCAACCAGTCGCAGCAAAGCGTGCTCCAGCTGCTCCGCTAA
- the flaF gene encoding flagellar biosynthesis regulator FlaF translates to MSNSAASAYARVATTTASPRDVEAQTLLKAANKLQDAINAADPFSEQTTQALMFNRKLWTIFLSEAMRENNPQPLDVRQKIANISVFVLSQTAALQMSPQFDHFRPLIEINRNIAAGLSGRP, encoded by the coding sequence ATGTCGAATTCTGCTGCCTCGGCCTACGCGCGTGTTGCAACGACCACCGCATCTCCTCGTGACGTCGAGGCGCAGACCCTGCTGAAAGCAGCCAACAAGCTCCAGGACGCGATCAACGCTGCTGACCCCTTCAGCGAGCAGACCACGCAGGCGTTGATGTTCAATCGCAAGCTCTGGACGATCTTCCTCAGCGAAGCGATGCGCGAGAACAACCCGCAGCCGCTCGACGTCCGGCAGAAGATCGCCAACATCAGCGTGTTCGTGCTGAGCCAGACCGCGGCGCTGCAGATGAGCCCGCAGTTCGACCATTTCCGCCCGCTGATCGAGATCAACCGCAACATCGCTGCCGGCCTGTCGGGCCGCCCGTGA
- a CDS encoding NAD(P)-dependent oxidoreductase, giving the protein MKIAIAGASGRAGSEITKELSRRGHGVTAIARNPEKIAGLPNVTPTKGDVLDQAGLTKLWAGHDVAISSVHFLASDPHKLIGAAKDSKVGRYLVVGGAGSLEVAPGVTLVTTPGFPAEYKAEAEAGSAFLDLLRQENELNWTFISPSALFIEGERTAKFRLGTDQLLADANGKSWISFADYAIALADEIERPAHLRQRFTVGY; this is encoded by the coding sequence ATGAAAATCGCAATTGCCGGCGCCTCGGGCCGGGCCGGTTCGGAGATCACTAAGGAACTGTCCCGTCGCGGCCATGGCGTCACCGCCATCGCGCGGAACCCGGAGAAGATCGCCGGCCTGCCGAACGTCACGCCGACCAAGGGCGACGTGCTCGACCAAGCCGGCCTGACAAAACTGTGGGCCGGGCATGACGTCGCCATTAGCTCCGTCCACTTCCTGGCGAGCGACCCGCACAAGCTGATCGGCGCAGCCAAAGACTCCAAGGTCGGCCGCTATCTCGTCGTCGGCGGCGCCGGCAGCCTGGAGGTGGCCCCCGGCGTTACACTGGTCACAACCCCCGGTTTTCCGGCCGAATACAAGGCCGAGGCCGAGGCGGGCTCTGCTTTCCTCGACCTGCTGCGGCAGGAAAACGAGCTGAACTGGACCTTCATCTCGCCCTCGGCCCTGTTCATCGAGGGGGAACGGACCGCCAAGTTCCGACTCGGCACCGACCAGCTTCTCGCAGATGCGAACGGCAAGAGCTGGATCAGCTTCGCCGACTACGCCATTGCACTCGCTGACGAGATCGAGCGGCCGGCCCATTTGCGGCAGCGTTTCACCGTCGGCTACTAG
- the dksA gene encoding RNA polymerase-binding protein DksA, whose amino-acid sequence MNDRQKEYFRMKLLAWKDEILKESKLTLQALQEENVNHPDLADRASSETDRAIELRARDRQRKLIAKIDAALQRIEDNTYGYCEDTGEPISLKRLEARPIATLSVEAQERHEKREKVYRDE is encoded by the coding sequence ATGAACGACAGGCAGAAGGAGTACTTCCGTATGAAGCTCCTCGCCTGGAAGGATGAGATCCTCAAAGAGTCCAAGCTCACCCTGCAGGCTCTGCAGGAGGAGAACGTGAACCACCCCGATCTCGCCGATCGGGCATCGTCCGAAACCGACCGCGCCATCGAACTCCGCGCCCGCGACCGCCAGCGCAAGTTGATCGCCAAGATCGACGCCGCGCTCCAGCGCATCGAGGACAACACCTACGGCTATTGCGAGGACACCGGCGAGCCGATCTCGTTGAAGCGGCTCGAGGCCCGGCCCATCGCGACGCTCTCGGTGGAAGCGCAGGAGCGCCACGAGAAACGCGAGAAGGTCTATCGCGACGAATAG
- a CDS encoding DUF1522 domain-containing protein: protein MSGIVLSASVRQNLLSLQSTADLLATTQNRLSTGKSVNSALDNPTNYFTAQSLDNRASDINNLLDGIANGVQVLQAANTGLTSLQKLIDSAKSIANQALQTTVGYSTKSNVSTTISGATAADLRGTTSYASATADSNVLYDGTAGGTHAAVGTTTLGATQGSDTGNTVTASDGSTALTGAITLLGTTAAGKLSTAPADGDTLTVNGKTITFRSGTAPASTAVPTGSGVSGHLVTDGSGNTTIYLGSTATTSTLATVSDVLTAIDLASGVQTSTISAGAATIGAASAASPSAVAGGAVTLKSSTGADLSVTGNADFLHELGLTSATGGGNAAVTANRTTGASSLGSLLQDGSSLNVDGHVITFKNAPVPGSSNAPAVPSGFGVSGNVLTDGNGNSTVYLQTGSVNDLLKAIDFATGVQTFALNGSGGGTLATAVGQAPSTINTSGQLKLSTGVNADLAITGTGNALAALGLGGNTGTATAFTAARTSGIGGIAGKTLTFSSFNGGTAVNVTFGDGTNGTVKTLDQLNTQLLANNLAATIDANGLLTITASNDYASSTIGSTVAGGAIGGSLTSALTFSTASTPVQDAVAQTARANLVSQYNNILNQIDTTSQDSSFNGVNLLNGDQLKLVFDETGKSNLNITGVTYNSKGLGLASLTVGVDFIDNAASNKVLTNLNAASSTLRSEASALGSNLSVVQVRQDFNKNLINVLQTGSSNLTLADTNVEAANSQALSTRQSIAVSALSLANTSQQSVLQLLR from the coding sequence ATGTCCGGTATCGTTCTCTCTGCGTCGGTTCGTCAGAACCTGCTCTCTCTCCAGTCCACCGCCGATCTTCTCGCCACCACCCAGAACCGTCTGTCGACCGGCAAGAGCGTCAACTCGGCTCTGGACAATCCCACCAATTATTTCACCGCACAGTCGCTCGACAACCGCGCCAGCGACATCAACAACCTGCTCGATGGCATCGCCAACGGCGTGCAGGTGCTGCAGGCCGCCAACACCGGCCTGACCTCGCTGCAGAAGCTGATCGACTCCGCGAAGTCGATTGCCAATCAGGCGCTGCAGACCACGGTCGGCTACTCCACCAAGTCCAACGTCTCCACCACGATCTCCGGTGCGACGGCGGCCGATTTGCGCGGCACGACCTCTTATGCGAGCGCGACGGCCGATAGCAACGTGCTCTATGACGGTACCGCCGGTGGCACGCATGCGGCTGTGGGGACCACCACGCTCGGCGCGACGCAGGGCTCGGACACGGGTAACACGGTGACCGCATCCGACGGCTCGACCGCCTTGACGGGTGCGATCACGCTGCTCGGCACCACCGCCGCCGGCAAGCTGTCGACGGCGCCCGCCGACGGCGACACGCTGACGGTCAACGGCAAGACGATCACCTTCCGCTCCGGTACCGCGCCGGCTTCGACCGCCGTTCCTACCGGTTCGGGCGTCAGCGGTCACCTCGTCACCGACGGCAGCGGCAACACCACTATCTACCTCGGCAGCACCGCGACGACCTCGACCCTGGCAACCGTTAGCGACGTCCTCACCGCGATCGACCTCGCCAGTGGCGTGCAGACCTCGACGATCTCCGCGGGTGCGGCGACCATCGGTGCGGCCTCCGCTGCTTCTCCGTCGGCTGTCGCTGGTGGTGCCGTGACCCTCAAGAGCTCGACGGGTGCGGATCTGTCCGTGACGGGTAACGCCGACTTCCTGCACGAGCTCGGCCTCACCAGTGCAACGGGCGGCGGCAATGCGGCGGTCACGGCGAACCGCACCACCGGGGCATCGTCTTTGGGATCGCTACTCCAGGACGGCTCCTCGCTGAACGTTGATGGCCACGTCATCACCTTCAAGAACGCGCCGGTCCCGGGCTCGTCCAACGCTCCGGCAGTTCCGAGCGGCTTTGGCGTCAGCGGCAACGTCCTGACTGACGGTAACGGCAACTCGACGGTCTATCTCCAGACCGGTTCGGTCAATGATCTGCTGAAGGCGATCGACTTCGCTACGGGCGTGCAGACCTTCGCATTGAACGGCAGCGGTGGTGGTACGCTCGCGACCGCGGTCGGTCAGGCTCCGTCGACGATCAACACCTCCGGCCAGCTCAAGCTGTCCACCGGCGTCAATGCCGACCTGGCGATCACCGGCACCGGCAACGCACTGGCGGCGCTCGGTCTTGGCGGTAACACCGGCACGGCGACGGCGTTCACCGCAGCTCGTACCTCCGGCATCGGCGGCATCGCCGGCAAAACCTTGACCTTCTCCTCCTTCAACGGCGGCACGGCGGTCAACGTCACCTTCGGCGACGGCACCAACGGTACGGTCAAGACGCTCGATCAGCTCAACACGCAGCTTCTGGCGAACAACCTGGCCGCCACGATCGACGCCAACGGCTTGCTCACCATCACAGCGTCCAATGACTATGCGTCTTCGACGATCGGCTCGACCGTTGCGGGTGGTGCGATCGGCGGCTCGTTGACCTCGGCGCTGACCTTCTCGACGGCTTCCACCCCCGTTCAGGATGCGGTTGCGCAGACCGCACGTGCCAATCTGGTGTCCCAGTACAACAACATCCTGAACCAGATCGACACGACCTCGCAGGACTCCTCGTTCAACGGCGTCAACCTGCTGAACGGCGATCAACTCAAACTGGTGTTCGACGAGACCGGCAAATCGAACCTCAACATCACCGGCGTGACCTATAACTCGAAGGGTCTGGGCCTCGCCTCACTGACCGTCGGTGTCGACTTCATCGATAACGCCGCGTCCAACAAGGTGCTGACCAACCTCAACGCCGCGTCGAGCACGCTGCGCTCGGAGGCCTCCGCGCTCGGTTCAAACCTTTCGGTGGTGCAGGTTCGTCAGGACTTCAACAAGAACCTGATCAACGTGCTGCAGACCGGCTCGTCGAACCTGACCCTGGCTGACACCAATGTCGAAGCGGCGAACAGTCAGGCGCTGTCGACCCGCCAGTCAATCGCGGTCTCTGCGCTCTCTCTGGCCAATACCTCGCAGCAGAGCGTGCTTCAGTTGCTTCGCTAA
- a CDS encoding flagellar basal body P-ring protein FlgI translates to MPGVRWVRIIGVACAALSALALSVAPAAATSRIKDLANIEGVRQNQLIGYGLVVGLNGTGDTLNNIPFTKQSLQAMLERMGVNIRGATIRTGNVAAVMVTGNLPAFATQGTRMDVTVSALGDAKDLRGGTLLVTPLLGADGNVYSVAQGSLAISGFQAEGEAAKIVRGVPTVGRIANGAIIEREIEFALNRLPNVRLALRNADFTTAKRIAAAINDYLGVKSAEPIDPSTVQLTIPPEFKGNVVAFLTEIEQLQVDPDLAAKIVIDERSGIIVMGRDVRVATVAVAQGNLTVTISESPQVSQPNPLSRGRTVVTPRSSVGVVEDGKKFAVVKDGVSLQQLVDGLNGLGIGPRDLISILQAIKAAGAIEADIEVM, encoded by the coding sequence ATGCCAGGCGTTCGTTGGGTGAGGATTATTGGAGTGGCCTGCGCCGCGCTGTCAGCGCTGGCGCTCTCAGTCGCTCCTGCGGCTGCGACCTCGCGCATCAAGGATCTCGCCAATATCGAAGGCGTGCGGCAGAACCAGCTCATCGGCTACGGCCTCGTCGTCGGCCTCAACGGCACCGGCGACACCCTCAACAACATCCCCTTCACCAAGCAGTCGCTGCAAGCGATGCTCGAGCGCATGGGCGTCAACATCCGCGGCGCCACCATCCGCACCGGCAACGTCGCCGCCGTGATGGTGACCGGCAATCTGCCGGCCTTCGCCACCCAAGGCACGCGCATGGACGTCACCGTCTCCGCACTCGGCGACGCCAAGGATCTGCGCGGCGGCACCCTGCTCGTCACTCCCCTGCTCGGCGCCGACGGCAATGTCTATTCGGTGGCGCAGGGTTCGCTCGCGATCTCCGGCTTCCAGGCCGAAGGCGAAGCGGCGAAAATCGTGCGCGGCGTTCCGACCGTGGGCCGCATCGCCAACGGCGCCATCATCGAGCGCGAGATCGAGTTCGCGCTCAATCGCCTGCCGAACGTGCGGCTCGCGCTGCGCAACGCCGACTTCACCACCGCCAAGCGCATCGCGGCCGCGATCAACGATTATCTCGGCGTCAAGAGCGCCGAGCCGATCGATCCCTCGACGGTCCAGCTGACGATCCCGCCGGAGTTCAAGGGCAACGTGGTGGCGTTCCTGACCGAGATCGAGCAGCTCCAGGTCGATCCGGATCTCGCCGCCAAGATCGTCATCGACGAACGCTCGGGCATCATCGTGATGGGCCGCGATGTTCGTGTCGCCACCGTCGCGGTCGCGCAAGGCAATCTCACCGTCACGATCTCCGAGAGCCCGCAAGTGAGCCAGCCCAATCCGCTGTCGCGCGGCCGCACCGTGGTCACACCGCGCTCCAGCGTCGGCGTCGTCGAGGACGGCAAGAAGTTCGCCGTCGTCAAGGACGGCGTCTCGCTCCAGCAACTCGTCGACGGCCTCAATGGCCTCGGCATCGGCCCGCGTGATCTCATCAGCATCCTCCAGGCGATCAAGGCCGCGGGCGCGATCGAAGCCGACATCGAGGTGATGTGA
- a CDS encoding flagellar assembly protein FliX: MRIYGPNGTTLGTPASQARRTSSGTFVLPDTSSAQETRAAAAPKASANIDALLALQGIEEDPIERRKRSVARGKTALDVLDDLKMGLLSGNLDASTVMRLRDAAANLKSSSGDPGLDSVLSEIELRVEVELAKAGRA, translated from the coding sequence ATGCGCATCTACGGACCGAATGGCACCACGCTCGGAACGCCGGCCAGCCAGGCCAGGCGAACGAGCTCCGGCACCTTCGTGCTGCCCGACACCTCGTCGGCGCAGGAGACGCGCGCGGCGGCTGCGCCGAAGGCGTCCGCCAACATCGACGCGCTGCTCGCCCTGCAAGGCATCGAGGAAGACCCGATCGAGCGCCGCAAGCGCTCGGTCGCCCGCGGCAAGACCGCGCTCGACGTCCTCGACGATCTCAAGATGGGACTGCTGTCCGGCAATCTCGACGCGTCGACGGTGATGCGGCTGCGCGATGCGGCGGCGAACCTGAAATCGTCCTCCGGCGATCCCGGTCTCGACTCCGTGCTCTCCGAGATCGAGCTGCGCGTCGAGGTCGAGCTGGCGAAGGCCGGGCGGGCCTGA